A genomic region of Zea mays cultivar B73 chromosome 6, Zm-B73-REFERENCE-NAM-5.0, whole genome shotgun sequence contains the following coding sequences:
- the LOC100278332 gene encoding uncharacterized protein LOC100278332 encodes MVPSRAAHGGFLPTPSPLYWWPPLQVLSSPMAASSVRSVALSWVRAQLLLGLQLANSPLPWMAIFFPAARSHAAVLSLSFLSRLWTSVVPSLPWPPQLLPWTPIVAAPRCRTSSGSPAPSAPVWCLIKCPSGVPCHGQPY; translated from the coding sequence ATGGTGCCCAGCCGAGCAGCCCATGGAGGCTTCCTCCCCACGCCCAGCCCTCTCTACTGGTGGCCGCCGCTCCAAGTCCTCTCGTCGCCTATGGCTGCCTCCTCTGTTCGATCCGTGGCGCTATCGTGGGTTCGCGCCCAGCTCCTTCTCGGCCTCCAGCTCGCCAACAGCCCTCTTCCATGGATGGCGATTTTCTTTCCTGCAGCAAGAAGCCATGCCGCAGTCCTCTCTCTCAGTTTCCTCTCACGGCTATGGACATCGGTTGTTCCTTCCCTCCCATGGCCGCCCCAACTCCTTCCATGGACGCCAATAGTAGCAGCCCCTCGCTGCCGGACATCCTCCGGTAGTCCCGCACCATCCGCACCCGTATGGTGTTTGATAAAATGTCCAAGTGGAGTGCCGTGTCATGGACAACCCTATTAG